ATCTGCGGGGTGACGAGGTCACCGAGCACGGCAAGCGGCTCGCCCGGCTGTACGGCGAGCTGGACCTGCTCGCCAGTGAGTGTCTGCGGGCGGGTGTGTGGGAGGGGCTCGGACCGGCGGAGCTCGCGGCCTGCGTCTCGGCCCTGGTCTACGAGGCCCGCGTCGGGGACGACGCGATGGCGCCGAAGCTGCCGTCCGGGAACGCCAAGGCCGCGCTGGGCGAGATGGTGCGGATCTGGGGGCGGCTGGACGCGCTGGAGGAGGAGTTCCGGATCACGCAGAGCGAGGGGGTCGGGCAGCGGGAACCCGACCTCGGCTTCGCCTGGGCCGCGTACATGTGGGCTTCGGGGTCGGGGCTCGACGAGGTGTTGCGTGAGGCGGAGATGCCGGCGGGTGATTTCGTGCGGTGGTGCAAGCAGGTGATCGATGTGCTGGGGCAGATCTCGGCGGCGGCGCCGGCCGGTTCGACCGTGGGCAAGAGTGCGCGCAAGGCTGTGGACGGGGTATTGAGGGGGGTTGTGGCTTACTCGTCGGTGGGGTGAGGCGGGTTCGCCTGGGGTGGGGTGGACTGGGGTTCGTCGGCGGGTGCGGGTGAGTGGGGGTTCTCGCGCAGTTCCCCGCGCCCCCCTGAACCGCTCAGCGGGCCAGGTAGCGCCTCCAGCCGCCGTGTTCGGTGATGTCCGGGGCGTCCCGGAGGGCCGTCGGTTCGCAGAGGAAGCCCGGGGCTCGGGTGCCGTCGGAGAGTTCGACGGAGCCGAGGGCCATGGGGCGGGGGAGGGTCGTCAGGAGGCGGCCCAGGCCTGCTGCCGGGAGGCGCCAGATCTCGGTCTCGATCGGGGCGCCGCCCTCGCCCACGTGGACCAGGCCCGGCTTGGGCGGTTCCGTACGCAGCGCGTGGAGGCGGTAGACGGGGGCCGTCGTGGTCGTTCGCTCCAGTCGGGCGCCCAGGGACAGCAGTTGGGGGTTCAGCGGCTGGCCCGAGAGGTGGGCGCCGACGACTGCCAGACGGGTGTCCGGCTGGAGCTCTGCGGCGAGGCGGGCCAGGCGGTCGTCCGTGAAGGCCGGGCCGATCAGCATCACGCCGAAGGGGAGACCGTTCACCTCGCCCGCGGGGACGGCCACCGCGGCCAGGTCGAAGAGGTTCGTGGAGTTGGTGAAACGGCCGAGGCGGGCGTTGGCGCCCAGCGGGTCGGCGGCCACCTCGGCGAGCGTGGGGTGGCCCGGTGTCGTCGGCAGCAACAGGGCGTCCGCGTCGGCCAGTTCGGCGAGCGCGCGGCTGCGCAGGGCGGCCAGCTGCTCTTGGTCGGCGAAGAGCCGGTGGGCCGGGATGTCCCGGGCCCGGGTGATGATCCCCGCGACGGTGGGGTCCAGGGAGTCGACGCCGTCCGCGATCGCCTTGTCGACGAAGGCGCCGACCGCCGTGTAGCGCTCGGCCACGAAAGCGCCCTGGTAGAGCATGGCCGCCGCCTCGGTGAAGGGGGCGAGGTCCAGGGGGCGTACGTCCGCGCCCGCGGCTCTCAGACGGGTCACCGTCGCCTCGTACGCCTCCGCCCAGCCCTCGTCCAGCTCGCCCAGCTGCTCGCGTGGGGGGACCGCGACGCGCCAGGGGCCCGGGGTGCGCGGGGGGAGGGGCGGGAGGGTGCGGTCGGGCGGGGAGGCCATGTGGGCGAGGGCCTGCTCCGCCTCCGGGAGGGTGCGGGCGAACACCGTGACGCAGTCGATCGAGGCGCAGGCCGGGACCACGCCGGTGGTGGGGACCAGGCCCCGGGTGGGCTTCAGGCCGACGATGCCGTTGAACGCGGCGGGCACCCTGCCGGAGCCCGCCGTGTCGGTGCCGAGCGCGAAGTCGACGAGGCCCAGCGCCACCGCCACGGCCGAACCCGCGCTGGAGCCGCCGCTGACCCGGGACGGGTCGTGGGCGCCCCGCACGGCGCCGTACGGGGAGCGGGTGCCGACCAGGCCCGTGGCGAACTGGTCGAGGTTGGTGGTGCCGAGGACGAGAGCGCCGGCCGCGCGGAGGCGGGCGACGACCGGGGCGTCGGCGTCCGGGGTGTACGCGTACGCGGGGCAGCCGGCGGTCGTGGGCAGGCCGTGGACGTCGATGTTGCCCTTGACGGCGACGAGACGGCCGGCGAGGGGGAGGTGGGCGCCCGCGGCCAGGCGGGCGTCGATGGCTTCTGCTTCGGCCTCCGCTTCGGCCCGGGGGCGTAGGTCGATCCAGATCTCGGGGCGGTCGACGGCTTCGATGCGGGCGTAGGCGGTGCGGACTCTGGTGAGGGTGGGGGAGTGGGGCATCTGTGCTCCTGGGGGCTGTGGTCGGCTGCGGGTCGGTCGGGCTTCTCGCGCAGTTCCCCGCGCCCCTGTCGGGGCTAGGGGGCTTCTGATGGATCTCCGCGGCGTCGCGATGCCCGGCACGCACTCTCGCCGCACCGGACGAAAGCCCAAGTAGCTCCGCTACGAGGACTTCCGCCCGGCACGCCGAGAGCACGCACCGAACGCCGCTCCTTCTTCCACGGAGATCCATCAGAAGCCCCCTAGGTGCGGTCCGGAGTCAGGATGATCAAGGCGGTGCCCGCGGTCACCTGGGCGCCCGGGGTGGTCAGGATCTGGTCGATGACGCCGTTCGCGGGGGACGGGACGTGGGACTCCATCTTCATCGCCTCCAGGGACAGGAGGGGCTGGCCGGTGGTCACCCGGTCTCCCGGTCGTATGTTCACCTGCCAGACGGAGGCGGCGTACTCGGCCTCGATCAGGTGGCCGCCCTCGGGGACGTGGATCTCGGCGGGCGGTAGCGGTTCGGCTGTCCCCGTCTCCCCCCTGTCGAACTCGCCTGCGGCCTCCCAGGCCGCTCTCTCCGCCGCGAACGCCGTCTGCTGCCGCCTCCTGAACTCGGCCACGGATTCGGCGTTCTCGGACAGGAAGGCCTCGTACTCGGCCAGGGAGAACGTGCCCTGCTCGACGCGCGGGACGAAGCGGCCCGAGACGATGTCCGCGCGCAGGTCCAGTAGTTCGTCGGCGTCCACGGGATACCACTTGACGCGGTCGAAGAAGCGGAGCAGCCAGGGGGAGCCGGGCTCGAAGGCGCCGCGCTGCTGCCAGGGCGACCACACCTGGGTGGTGCGGCCGACGAACTGGTAACCGCCGGGCCCTTCCATGCCGTAGACGCAGAGGTAGGCGCCCCCGATGCCGACCGAGTTCTCCGCCGTCCAGGTGCGGGCCGGGTTGTACTTCGTGGTCACCAGGCGATGACGGGGGTCCAGCGGGGTCGCCACGGGAGCGCCCAGATAGACGTCGCCCAGGCCCAGGACCAGGTACTCGGCGGCGAATACCGTGTCGTAGACGTCGGCCACCGTGTCCAGGCCGTTGACGCGGCGGATGAACTCGATGTTCCAGGGGCACCAGGGCGCGTCGTCGCGGACGCCCGCCATGTAGCGGGCGATGGCCTCACGGGTCGCGGGGTCGTCCCAGGAGAGGGGCAGGTGGATGGTGCGGGAGGGGACGACCAGCTCGTCCGTCGGGGGGAGGGCCGCCGCGATCCGGCGTACCGCTGTGAGGAGTTCGGACTGGGGGAGCCGTCCCGGGTCCGTGCGGATCTGCAGGGAGCGGATGCCGGGGGTGAGGTCGGTGACGCCGTCGAGGCCCGCCTCGGCGACGGCCTCCATCAGGGCGTGGACCCGCATCCGCAGGGCCAGGTCGAGCCGCATGGGCCCGAACTCGACCAGGAGGTTGTCGTCGCCGCTGCGGCGGTACGTCACGTCGCCGTCGCGGGCCAGGACGCCGCCGTCGACGATCGCGGGGCGGGGCGAGGCGTCGTCCGCGACCGGGCGGAAGCGGACGGTGTCCCCGGGACGCAGTTGGCCCAGCTTCCAGCGCTCGGTGGAGACGACCGTGGCCGGGCAGACGAAGCCGCCGAGGGAGGGGCCGTCGGGGCCCAGGAGGACCGGCATGTCCCCGGTGTAGTCGACGGCGCCGACCGAGTACGGGGTGTCGTGGATGTTGGAGGGGTGCAGGCCCGCCTCGCCGCCGTCGGCGCGGGCCCAGCGGGGTTTGGGCCCGACGAGGCGTACGCCGGTGCGGGCCGAGTTGAAGTGGACCTTCCAGTCGGCCGCGTAGAACTCGTGGATGTCCTCCTCGGTGAAGAACTCCGGCGCTGCGTGCGGGCCTTCGAGGACGTCCACCTGCCAGGAGGCGGGGAAGGAGGGGCGCGCTTCCGGTGGGACGGGTCCCGCGTGCCGCGTGGCTTCGCCGCCGTGCAGGACGTCGCCCGTGCGCAGGGCCCGGCCGCCGTGGCCGCCGAAGCGGCCCAGGGTGAACGTGGCCGCGCTGCCGAGGAACGGAGGGACGTCGAGGCCGCCGCCCGCGAAGAGGACGTAGGTGCGCAGTCCGTGTCCGGTGGGGGCGCCGACGGCCAGTACGGCTCCGGCGGGTACCGTCACCGGTTCCCACCGCGCGATCGGTGAGCCGTCCACGGTCACCGGGGCCGGGGCGCCCGTCACGCAGACCGTGGTGGCGTGCGTGAAGCGCAACGACGGGCCCTGGAGGGTGCATTCGAGGCCGGGGGCGCCGTCGGGGTTGCCCAGCGCCCGGTTGCCGAGGCGGAAGGACAGGTCGTCCATGGGGCCGCTGGGCGGGACGCCGACCTGCCAGTGCCCGGTGCGGCCGGGCCAGTCCTGCACCGTGGTGAGGGTGCCGCCGGAGACGACCTCGATCCGGGGTGTCGGATCGGTGACGGCGGCGAGGGTCGCCGTGGAGTGGCCGGCCCGCTGGAAGTCCCCGTCGGTGAGGGCCGCCCGGAGCTGGCCCAGGTTCGTCTCGATGCCGTCGACCCGGGTCCCGGCCAGCGCCTCGTCGAGCCGGCGCAGGGCCTGGGCGCGGTCGGAGCCGTGCGCGACGACTTTCGCGAGCAGCGGGTCGTACGACGCCGTGACCTCCGTACCCGTCTCCGCCCAGCCGTCGACGCGGACACCCGGCGGGAACTCGACCCGCGTCAACAGGCCCGCGCTCGGCCGGTGTTCACGACAGGGGTCCTCGGCGTAGACCCGGGCCTCGACGGCGTGGCCGCGCGGCTGCCCCGGGGCCCGGACGACGGAGACCTCGCCGCGGGCCAGGCGCAGCATCCAGGCGACGAGGTCGACGCCGTAGATCTCCTCGGTGACCGGATGTTCCACCTGGAGGCGGGTGTTGACCTCCAGGAAGTACGCCTCCTCGCAGGCGGCGTCGTACACGAACTCGACCGTGCCGGCGGAGCGGTACTCGACGCTCGCGCACAGGTCGCGGGCGGCGGCGGCCAGCCGTGCGCGTACGTGGTCGGGCAGGCCGGGAGCGGGGGCCTCCTCGACGACCTTCTGGTTGCGGCGCTGGAGGGTGCAGTCACGGTCGCCGAAGGTGACGACGAGGCCGTCGCCGTCGCCGAAGACCTGCACCTCGACGTGGCGGGCCCGCTCGACGAGGCGTTCGAGGTAGACACCTGACGAGGACCCCGGGCCGAAGGAGGCGGCGGCGACGCGCCGCACCCGCTCCCAGGCCTCGGTGAGTTCGTCGGCGGATCGACATGCCGACATACCGATACCGCCGCCTCCGCCGGTGGCCTTGAGCATCACCGGGTAGCCGATGGCCGAGGCCTGGACGAGGGCCTCGTCGAGCGAGTCGAGCAGGTCGGTGCCGGGCAGGAGGGGCACGCCCGCCGCCTCGGCCGCGGCCCGCGCGGTGTGTTTGGCGCCGAACAGCTCCAGTTGATCGGGGGTGGGGCCGACGAACACGATGTCCGCCTCCACGCAGCGGCGGGCGAACTCGGCGTCCTCGGAGAGGAACCCGTACCCGGGGTGGACGGCGCCCGCGCCGGTGTCCTTCGCGGCCTTCAGGACCAGGTCCGCGTCGAGGTACGACTCCTTCGGGGGCGCCGGGCCGAGCCGTATCGCCTCGTCGGCGAGCCGGACGTGGGCGGCGGAGCGGTCGGCGTCGGAGTACACCGCGACCGTGCGCAGGCCCAGTTCGCGGGCGGTGCGGATGATCCGGACGGCGATCTCGCCCCGGTTGGCGACCAGCAGGGTGTCGAAGGTCATGTGTTCTTCCCGGTGATCGTCATCTCCACGGCCGTCGGGTCGAAGCCGTTGCAGGGGTTGTTGATCTGGGGGCAGTTGGAGACCAGGACCAGCACGTCGCGCTCCGCGCGCAGGGTGAGGGCGAGACCGGGCGCGGAGATCCCGTCGACGATGCCGAGGGTGCCGTCCTTCTCGACCGGTACGTTCATGTACCAGTTGATGTTCGACACCAGGTCGCGTTTGCCGAGGCCGTGCCTGGCGCCCTCCGCGAGGAAGTTGTCCACGCAGGCGTGCTGCGACCAGGTGTGGTGCCCGTACCGCAGGGTGTTCGACTCCTTGGAGCAGGCGCCGCCGACAGTGTCGTGCCGGCCCACGTCGTCGGCGGTCACGGTCATCAGCGGGGTGTGTTCGTTCGACATCAGCACACTGCCGGTGGTGAGGAAGATGCCGCCCTGCGCGTGGATCGTGTCGGGCGCGCTGTAGCGGACGGCCGTGTCGTGGGCGTCGTACACCAGGAAGTCGACGGCCTGGTTGCCGTGCAGATCGGTGAGGGTGAGGCTCTCGCCGGCGCGGATCATCGACGACCAGGCGGCGCGGGCCGGGACCACGGTCCTCGTGCTCATGCGGTCCCCCTCGCGGCGAGGAATTCGGCGGTGTTCAGGAAGGCGCGGCGGCCCTCGGGCGAGGCGTCCCACAGGGGGTCGCCGGGCCCGGTCGGCCGGGCACGCCAGGCGACCACCTCCAGCGGGGTGCTGACGTACTCGGGGCGCGGGTCGGCCGGGTGCGGCACATTGGCGATCAGCACGGTCACGTCCTGCTCGGTGCGCAGGGTCACGGCGGCGCCGGGGCCGGCCGAGCCGGTGAAGTCGAGGGTGCCGTCCTCGCGTACCCGTACGCCCTGGAAGAAGGAGAGGGAGGGCGGGAGGTCCCGGGGTTCCAGACCGTTCTTGGCGGCGGCGAGCTTGAACAGTTCACGTCCGGCGGGGGACGAGGAGTGCGGGGTGCCGTCCCCGTACCGCTCGGTGTTGCGCACCAGGGTGGAGGTGCCGCACAGGGCGTCGTGGCGGCCGGAGGTGTCGGCCACCACCGAGGCCAGGACGCGGCCCTGGTCGGAGAGCAGCAGGACGCCCTCGCCCAGGTAGGCGTTCCACTGGACCTTGACGGTGTCGGCCACGTTCAGCCGCTCCCAGGGGCGGTCGGCGTGGTGCAGCAGCAGATGCGCGCACGCGTCGCCGCGCAGGTCGGTCAGCCGGATCTCGGTGCCGCGGGCGAGCACCCGGTGTGTGTAGTTGCCGCCCGCCACCGTCTCGGCCCAGACCAGCCGGGCGGCCTCGGGGGGAGGGTCGGGCCAGTCGCTCGCGGGCACGACGGGCATGGCCTCGGCCCGGGCGCCCTCCTGTGCGCGGGCATGATCACGTGCTCCGTACGTCGTCGATGTCGCCATCGTGGGACCTCCGGGTGCGGCATGCATTTCTGTCGTGCGACAGAAATTAGGAGCGGGCTGCGTCGGTGCCATGTCCCTCGCGTTGCCGGGCGGTTACCGAGCTCTCACGATGATCGTGCCCGGCCGGGGGGTGGCGGAACAGCGCGTCGGCCGTCGCCGGTGGCCGGGGGCCGTGTGCGAGGATCGAACGCATGGGAAGCGCGGGTGGCGGCGGTGGGCGGCGGGTCGGCAGACCGCGCGCCGAGGGCCGGCCGGAGAGCGGGCTGTCGCCCCGGGACGAACTGCTGGACGCCGCCGCCGAGTTGTTCACGACGCGGGGATACGCCGCCACCACCACCCGGGCCGTAGCCGAGCGCGCCGGCATGCGGCAGGCGTCCATGTACCACTACGTGTCCGGCAAGGAGGAGCTGCTCGCCGAGCTGCTGGAGTCCACGGTCACGCCGTCGTTGCTCTGTGCCCGTGACCTTCTCGCCCGGGACGCCGCCCCCGCCGAGGAGCGGCTGTGGGAGCTGTGCCGCGCCGACGTCGCCCTGCTCTGCGGCGGGCCGCACAATCTCGGCGGCCTGTACCTCCTCCCGGAGGTCCGCGCCGAACGCTTCGCGGGCTTCCATGCCGTGCGGTCCGAACTCAAGGACGCCTACCGGCAGTTGATCGCGGCGACGGCCGTGGGTGGGACGCTCGCCAAGAGTGAGCTGGAACTGCGGACCGATCTCGTCTTCGGGCTGATCGAGGGAGTCATCCTCGTCCACCGCTCCGAGCCCGACCGCCCCGTCTCCGTCTTCGCCGAGGCGACGGCGGACGCGGCGCTGCGTATCGCCGGGGTCTGACGGCCTTCTTCGGTGCCCGGCGGAGGGTCCGGGCGTCCGTCTGCGTCGTCGGTTCACTCTGTCAAGGGGCTCTTTTCGTACGGCCGTTCCTCGCTACTCGGCGTGTGCGAGCGGCGACCCGGCGTGTAAATGACCAGAGCGTACTCCTGTCGCGAGGGTGATTTCAGTCGGTTGCTGAATATGACACAGCGATGATCCGGTCGGACTAAGCTCGCCCGCAGCGCACCGAGTTGAGATGTATTCGGGCGCTTGTTCCAAAAAATACCGAAGATCCAGTTTGATTCGCGGATGAAGCCGATCAACCTCCAGCAACTCTCCGCAAGTCACCCGACCATCAGCCGAACCGTCTTTAGAGGGCATACATGGTGAGTGTTCAATCGCCTCCCGGTGGCCGTGAACTTCCCTACGCGCGCGTGCTGCCGCTGCCGGCGATACTGATGGCCGCGGCGACCGGGACCG
The DNA window shown above is from Streptomyces akebiae and carries:
- the atzF gene encoding allophanate hydrolase — encoded protein: MPHSPTLTRVRTAYARIEAVDRPEIWIDLRPRAEAEAEAEAIDARLAAGAHLPLAGRLVAVKGNIDVHGLPTTAGCPAYAYTPDADAPVVARLRAAGALVLGTTNLDQFATGLVGTRSPYGAVRGAHDPSRVSGGSSAGSAVAVALGLVDFALGTDTAGSGRVPAAFNGIVGLKPTRGLVPTTGVVPACASIDCVTVFARTLPEAEQALAHMASPPDRTLPPLPPRTPGPWRVAVPPREQLGELDEGWAEAYEATVTRLRAAGADVRPLDLAPFTEAAAMLYQGAFVAERYTAVGAFVDKAIADGVDSLDPTVAGIITRARDIPAHRLFADQEQLAALRSRALAELADADALLLPTTPGHPTLAEVAADPLGANARLGRFTNSTNLFDLAAVAVPAGEVNGLPFGVMLIGPAFTDDRLARLAAELQPDTRLAVVGAHLSGQPLNPQLLSLGARLERTTTTAPVYRLHALRTEPPKPGLVHVGEGGAPIETEIWRLPAAGLGRLLTTLPRPMALGSVELSDGTRAPGFLCEPTALRDAPDITEHGGWRRYLAR
- a CDS encoding 5-oxoprolinase/urea amidolyase family protein produces the protein MTFDTLLVANRGEIAVRIIRTARELGLRTVAVYSDADRSAAHVRLADEAIRLGPAPPKESYLDADLVLKAAKDTGAGAVHPGYGFLSEDAEFARRCVEADIVFVGPTPDQLELFGAKHTARAAAEAAGVPLLPGTDLLDSLDEALVQASAIGYPVMLKATGGGGGIGMSACRSADELTEAWERVRRVAAASFGPGSSSGVYLERLVERARHVEVQVFGDGDGLVVTFGDRDCTLQRRNQKVVEEAPAPGLPDHVRARLAAAARDLCASVEYRSAGTVEFVYDAACEEAYFLEVNTRLQVEHPVTEEIYGVDLVAWMLRLARGEVSVVRAPGQPRGHAVEARVYAEDPCREHRPSAGLLTRVEFPPGVRVDGWAETGTEVTASYDPLLAKVVAHGSDRAQALRRLDEALAGTRVDGIETNLGQLRAALTDGDFQRAGHSTATLAAVTDPTPRIEVVSGGTLTTVQDWPGRTGHWQVGVPPSGPMDDLSFRLGNRALGNPDGAPGLECTLQGPSLRFTHATTVCVTGAPAPVTVDGSPIARWEPVTVPAGAVLAVGAPTGHGLRTYVLFAGGGLDVPPFLGSAATFTLGRFGGHGGRALRTGDVLHGGEATRHAGPVPPEARPSFPASWQVDVLEGPHAAPEFFTEEDIHEFYAADWKVHFNSARTGVRLVGPKPRWARADGGEAGLHPSNIHDTPYSVGAVDYTGDMPVLLGPDGPSLGGFVCPATVVSTERWKLGQLRPGDTVRFRPVADDASPRPAIVDGGVLARDGDVTYRRSGDDNLLVEFGPMRLDLALRMRVHALMEAVAEAGLDGVTDLTPGIRSLQIRTDPGRLPQSELLTAVRRIAAALPPTDELVVPSRTIHLPLSWDDPATREAIARYMAGVRDDAPWCPWNIEFIRRVNGLDTVADVYDTVFAAEYLVLGLGDVYLGAPVATPLDPRHRLVTTKYNPARTWTAENSVGIGGAYLCVYGMEGPGGYQFVGRTTQVWSPWQQRGAFEPGSPWLLRFFDRVKWYPVDADELLDLRADIVSGRFVPRVEQGTFSLAEYEAFLSENAESVAEFRRRQQTAFAAERAAWEAAGEFDRGETGTAEPLPPAEIHVPEGGHLIEAEYAASVWQVNIRPGDRVTTGQPLLSLEAMKMESHVPSPANGVIDQILTTPGAQVTAGTALIILTPDRT
- a CDS encoding urea amidolyase associated protein UAAP2; this translates as MSTRTVVPARAAWSSMIRAGESLTLTDLHGNQAVDFLVYDAHDTAVRYSAPDTIHAQGGIFLTTGSVLMSNEHTPLMTVTADDVGRHDTVGGACSKESNTLRYGHHTWSQHACVDNFLAEGARHGLGKRDLVSNINWYMNVPVEKDGTLGIVDGISAPGLALTLRAERDVLVLVSNCPQINNPCNGFDPTAVEMTITGKNT
- a CDS encoding urea amidolyase associated protein UAAP1 codes for the protein MATSTTYGARDHARAQEGARAEAMPVVPASDWPDPPPEAARLVWAETVAGGNYTHRVLARGTEIRLTDLRGDACAHLLLHHADRPWERLNVADTVKVQWNAYLGEGVLLLSDQGRVLASVVADTSGRHDALCGTSTLVRNTERYGDGTPHSSSPAGRELFKLAAAKNGLEPRDLPPSLSFFQGVRVREDGTLDFTGSAGPGAAVTLRTEQDVTVLIANVPHPADPRPEYVSTPLEVVAWRARPTGPGDPLWDASPEGRRAFLNTAEFLAARGTA
- a CDS encoding TetR/AcrR family transcriptional regulator; this encodes MGSAGGGGGRRVGRPRAEGRPESGLSPRDELLDAAAELFTTRGYAATTTRAVAERAGMRQASMYHYVSGKEELLAELLESTVTPSLLCARDLLARDAAPAEERLWELCRADVALLCGGPHNLGGLYLLPEVRAERFAGFHAVRSELKDAYRQLIAATAVGGTLAKSELELRTDLVFGLIEGVILVHRSEPDRPVSVFAEATADAALRIAGV